From one Melospiza melodia melodia isolate bMelMel2 chromosome 4, bMelMel2.pri, whole genome shotgun sequence genomic stretch:
- the KDELR3 gene encoding ER lumen protein-retaining receptor 3, whose product MNIFRILGDVSHLLAIIILLLKIVKSKSCAGISGKSQILFALVFTTRYLDLFTNFISVYNTVMKVIFLICAYVTVYMIYVKFRKTFDSENDSFRLEFLLVPVTGLSFLENHSFTPLEILWTFSIYLESVAILPQLFMISKTGEAETITTHYLFFLGLYRALYIANWVWRYHTENFYDQIAVVSGVVQTIFYCDFFYLYVTKVLKGKKLSLPMPV is encoded by the exons ATGAACATCTTCCGCATCCTGGGGGATGTCTCCCACTTGTTGGCCATCATTATTCTCCTGCTGAAGATTGTGAAGTCCAAGTCCTGCGCTG GAATCTCTGGGAAGAGCCAGATACTTTTTGCCCTTGTCTTCACAACCCGCTATCTGGACCTGTTCACGAATTTCATCTCTGTCTACAACACCGTGATGAAG GTCATTTTTTTGATTTGTGCCTACGTCACCGTGTATATGATCTACGTGAAATTCCGGAAAACGTTTGACAGCGAGAACGACTCCTTCCGCCTCGAGTTCCTGCTGGTCCCTGTCACAGGCCTGTCATTTCTGGAGAACCACAGCTTCACCCCCTTGGAG ATACTCTGGACCTTCTCCATCTACCTGGAGTCCGTGGCTATCCTTCCTCAGCTCTTCATGATCAGCAAGACAGGGGAAGCAGAGACCATCACGACACACTACCTTTTCTTCCTGGGCCTCTACCGTGCCCTCTACATTGCCAACTGGGTCTGGCGCTACCACACAGAGAATTTCTACGACCAGATCGCTGTTGTCTCCGGGGTGGTACAAACCATCTTCTACTGCGACTTCTTCTATCTCTACGTCACTAAAG TCCTAAAAGGAAAGAAGCTAAGCCTTCCCATGCCTGTTTGA
- the DDX17 gene encoding probable ATP-dependent RNA helicase DDX17 isoform X2, whose amino-acid sequence MGLETLPCGGLGHSGGFGASRGGPLPPKKFGNPGERLRKKKWDLNELPKFEKNFYVEHPEVARLTPYEVEELRRKKEITIRGMEGCPKPVFAFHQCSFPQYVMDALMDQNFTEPTPIQCQGFPLALSGRDMVGIAQTGSGKTLAYLLPAIVHINHQPYLERGDGPICLVLAPTRELAQQVQQVADDYGKCSRLKSTCIYGGAPKGPQIRDLERGVEICIATPGRLIDFLEAGKTNLRRCTYLVLDEADRMLDMGFEPQIRKIVDQIRPDRQTLMWSATWPKEVRQLAEDFLQDYVQINVGNLELSANHNILQIVDVCMESEKDHKLIQLMEEIMAEKENKTIIFVETKRRCDDLTRRMRRDGWPAMCIHGDKSQPERDWVLNEFRSGKAPILIATDVASRGLDVEDVKFVINYDYPNSSEDYVHRIGRTARSTNKGTAYTFFTPGNLKQARELIKVLEEANQAINPKLMQLVDHRGGGGGGGGGRSRYRTSSSVNNPNLMYQEECDRRLRGVKEGRRDSGGFRDRERGESFANGANKTYGSAYGSPNSAFGAAQSQYGYTQGSYGAAAYGTSGYGTAEYSASGYGASTTAATAGRTSQSTTQQQYAGMVGRSGQQPQPLMSQQFPQPPATNVMGYMGQTATYQYPPPPPPPPPSRK is encoded by the exons GTTTGGAGCGAGTCGTGGAGGTCCTCTCCCTCCAAAGAAATTTGGTAATCCAGGGGAACGTTTGCGTaagaaaaaatgggatttgaaTGAACTGCCCAAGTTTGAGAAGAATTTTTATGTGGAACATCCGGAAGTAGCCAGGCTTACTCCA TATGAAGTTGAAGAGTTGCGCAGGAAGAAGGAGATAACAATTCGGGGGATGGAGGGCTGCCCCAAGCCGGTGTTTGCCTTCCACCAGTGTAGCTTTCCAC AGTATGTGATGGATGCCTTGATGGACCAGAACTTCACAGAGCCCACTCCGATCCAGTGCCAAGGCTTCCCGCTAGCCCTCAGTGGCCGTGACATGGTGGGCATTGCACAGACCGGCTCTGGGAAGACACTAGCA tACTTGTTGCCTGCAATTGTTCACATCAACCACCAGCCATATTTGGAGAGAGGGGATGGCCCAATT TGTCTGGTTCTGGCACCTACTAGAGAGTTGGCCCAGCAAGTGCAGCAGGTGGCTGATGATTATGGCAAATGTTCAAGGCTGAAGAGTACCTGCATATATGGAGGAgcacccaaaggcccccagatCAGAGATTTAGAAAGAG GTGTGGAGATCTGCATTGCTACACCAGGTCGCTTGATTGACTTCCTTGAGGCTGGGAAGACCAACCTTCGTCGCTGTACATATCTGGTGCTGGATGAAGCTGACAGAATGTTGGACATGGGATTTGAGCCACAAATTCGTAAAATTGTTGACCAGATAAGA CCTGACCGCCAGACTCTGATGTGGAGTGCCACCTGGCCTAAAGAAGTGCGCCAACTCGCTGAGGACTTCCTGCAGGACTATGTTCAGATCAATGTGGGAAACTTGGAGCTGAGTGCCAACCACAATATCCTGCAGATAGTGGATGTGTGCATGGAAAGCGAGAAGGACCATAA GCTGATACAGCTGATGGAAGAAATCATGGCAGAGAAGGAAAACAAGACTATCATCTTTGTGGAGACAAAGAGGCGATGTGATGATCTCACTCGAAGGATGCGCAGAGATGG TTGGCCAGCTATGTGTATCCATGGAGACAAGAGTCAGCCAGAAAGAGATTGGGTGCTTAATG AGTTTCGTTCTGGAAAGGCTCCTATCCTCATTGCTACCGACGTTGCATCTCGTGGGCTAG ACGTGGAAGATGTTAAATTTGTGATAAACTACGACTATCCGAACAGCTCCGAAGATTACGTGCACCGTATTGGCCGTACCGCGCGTAGTACCAACAAAGGTACTGCCTACACCTTCTTCACACCAGGAAACCTGAAACAGGCCAGGGAGCTTATCAAAGTCTTGGAAGAAGCCAATCAAGCCATCAATCCAAAGCTGATGCAGCTTGTGGaccacagaggaggaggaggtggtggtggaG GAGGTCGTTCTCGTTACCGAACGAGCAGTTCGGTAAACAACCCTAACCTGATGTACCAGGAAGAGTGTGACAGGAGGCTCCGGGGAGTGAAAGAGGGCCGCAGAGACTCAGGTGGCTTCAGAGACCGTGAGCGTGGTGAAAGTTTTGCCAACGGAGCCAACAAGACCTATGGCAGTGCCTACGGGAGCCCAAATTCTGCTTTtggggcagcacagagccagtATGGTTACACTCAAGGGAGCTATGGAGCAGCTGCCTATGGCACGAGTGGCTATGGCACTGCAGAGTACAGTGCTAGTGGCTATGGTGCCAGCACCACAGCTGCCACGGCTGGGAGAACCTCACAGAGCACTACCCAACAGCAGTATGCAGGGATGGTGGGGCGCTCGGGCCAGCAGCCACAGCCGCTCATGTCACAACAGTTTCCGCAGCCCCCTGCCACTAACGTGATGGGCTATATGGGACAGACTGCCACCTACCAGTACCCACCCcctcccccgcccccgcccccctCCCGCAAATGA
- the DDX17 gene encoding probable ATP-dependent RNA helicase DDX17 isoform X3, with amino-acid sequence MRGFGDRGRDRDRGGFGASRGGPLPPKKFGNPGERLRKKKWDLNELPKFEKNFYVEHPEVARLTPYEVEELRRKKEITIRGMEGCPKPVFAFHQCSFPQYVMDALMDQNFTEPTPIQCQGFPLALSGRDMVGIAQTGSGKTLAYLLPAIVHINHQPYLERGDGPICLVLAPTRELAQQVQQVADDYGKCSRLKSTCIYGGAPKGPQIRDLERGVEICIATPGRLIDFLEAGKTNLRRCTYLVLDEADRMLDMGFEPQIRKIVDQIRPDRQTLMWSATWPKEVRQLAEDFLQDYVQINVGNLELSANHNILQIVDVCMESEKDHKLIQLMEEIMAEKENKTIIFVETKRRCDDLTRRMRRDGWPAMCIHGDKSQPERDWVLNEFRSGKAPILIATDVASRGLDVEDVKFVINYDYPNSSEDYVHRIGRTARSTNKGTAYTFFTPGNLKQARELIKVLEEANQAINPKLMQLVDHRGGGGGGGGGRSRYRTSSSVNNPNLMYQEECDRRLRGVKEGRRDSGGFRDRERGESFANGANKTYGSAYGSPNSAFGAAQSQYGYTQGSYGAAAYGTSGYGTAEYSASGYGASTTAATAGRTSQSTTQQQYAGMVGRSGQQPQPLMSQQFPQPPATNVMGYMGQTATYQYPPPPPPPPPSRK; translated from the exons GTTTGGAGCGAGTCGTGGAGGTCCTCTCCCTCCAAAGAAATTTGGTAATCCAGGGGAACGTTTGCGTaagaaaaaatgggatttgaaTGAACTGCCCAAGTTTGAGAAGAATTTTTATGTGGAACATCCGGAAGTAGCCAGGCTTACTCCA TATGAAGTTGAAGAGTTGCGCAGGAAGAAGGAGATAACAATTCGGGGGATGGAGGGCTGCCCCAAGCCGGTGTTTGCCTTCCACCAGTGTAGCTTTCCAC AGTATGTGATGGATGCCTTGATGGACCAGAACTTCACAGAGCCCACTCCGATCCAGTGCCAAGGCTTCCCGCTAGCCCTCAGTGGCCGTGACATGGTGGGCATTGCACAGACCGGCTCTGGGAAGACACTAGCA tACTTGTTGCCTGCAATTGTTCACATCAACCACCAGCCATATTTGGAGAGAGGGGATGGCCCAATT TGTCTGGTTCTGGCACCTACTAGAGAGTTGGCCCAGCAAGTGCAGCAGGTGGCTGATGATTATGGCAAATGTTCAAGGCTGAAGAGTACCTGCATATATGGAGGAgcacccaaaggcccccagatCAGAGATTTAGAAAGAG GTGTGGAGATCTGCATTGCTACACCAGGTCGCTTGATTGACTTCCTTGAGGCTGGGAAGACCAACCTTCGTCGCTGTACATATCTGGTGCTGGATGAAGCTGACAGAATGTTGGACATGGGATTTGAGCCACAAATTCGTAAAATTGTTGACCAGATAAGA CCTGACCGCCAGACTCTGATGTGGAGTGCCACCTGGCCTAAAGAAGTGCGCCAACTCGCTGAGGACTTCCTGCAGGACTATGTTCAGATCAATGTGGGAAACTTGGAGCTGAGTGCCAACCACAATATCCTGCAGATAGTGGATGTGTGCATGGAAAGCGAGAAGGACCATAA GCTGATACAGCTGATGGAAGAAATCATGGCAGAGAAGGAAAACAAGACTATCATCTTTGTGGAGACAAAGAGGCGATGTGATGATCTCACTCGAAGGATGCGCAGAGATGG TTGGCCAGCTATGTGTATCCATGGAGACAAGAGTCAGCCAGAAAGAGATTGGGTGCTTAATG AGTTTCGTTCTGGAAAGGCTCCTATCCTCATTGCTACCGACGTTGCATCTCGTGGGCTAG ACGTGGAAGATGTTAAATTTGTGATAAACTACGACTATCCGAACAGCTCCGAAGATTACGTGCACCGTATTGGCCGTACCGCGCGTAGTACCAACAAAGGTACTGCCTACACCTTCTTCACACCAGGAAACCTGAAACAGGCCAGGGAGCTTATCAAAGTCTTGGAAGAAGCCAATCAAGCCATCAATCCAAAGCTGATGCAGCTTGTGGaccacagaggaggaggaggtggtggtggaG GAGGTCGTTCTCGTTACCGAACGAGCAGTTCGGTAAACAACCCTAACCTGATGTACCAGGAAGAGTGTGACAGGAGGCTCCGGGGAGTGAAAGAGGGCCGCAGAGACTCAGGTGGCTTCAGAGACCGTGAGCGTGGTGAAAGTTTTGCCAACGGAGCCAACAAGACCTATGGCAGTGCCTACGGGAGCCCAAATTCTGCTTTtggggcagcacagagccagtATGGTTACACTCAAGGGAGCTATGGAGCAGCTGCCTATGGCACGAGTGGCTATGGCACTGCAGAGTACAGTGCTAGTGGCTATGGTGCCAGCACCACAGCTGCCACGGCTGGGAGAACCTCACAGAGCACTACCCAACAGCAGTATGCAGGGATGGTGGGGCGCTCGGGCCAGCAGCCACAGCCGCTCATGTCACAACAGTTTCCGCAGCCCCCTGCCACTAACGTGATGGGCTATATGGGACAGACTGCCACCTACCAGTACCCACCCcctcccccgcccccgcccccctCCCGCAAATGA
- the DDX17 gene encoding probable ATP-dependent RNA helicase DDX17 isoform X1 has product MVLCSEPTQSRFGASRGGPLPPKKFGNPGERLRKKKWDLNELPKFEKNFYVEHPEVARLTPYEVEELRRKKEITIRGMEGCPKPVFAFHQCSFPQYVMDALMDQNFTEPTPIQCQGFPLALSGRDMVGIAQTGSGKTLAYLLPAIVHINHQPYLERGDGPICLVLAPTRELAQQVQQVADDYGKCSRLKSTCIYGGAPKGPQIRDLERGVEICIATPGRLIDFLEAGKTNLRRCTYLVLDEADRMLDMGFEPQIRKIVDQIRPDRQTLMWSATWPKEVRQLAEDFLQDYVQINVGNLELSANHNILQIVDVCMESEKDHKLIQLMEEIMAEKENKTIIFVETKRRCDDLTRRMRRDGWPAMCIHGDKSQPERDWVLNEFRSGKAPILIATDVASRGLDVEDVKFVINYDYPNSSEDYVHRIGRTARSTNKGTAYTFFTPGNLKQARELIKVLEEANQAINPKLMQLVDHRGGGGGGGGGRSRYRTSSSVNNPNLMYQEECDRRLRGVKEGRRDSGGFRDRERGESFANGANKTYGSAYGSPNSAFGAAQSQYGYTQGSYGAAAYGTSGYGTAEYSASGYGASTTAATAGRTSQSTTQQQYAGMVGRSGQQPQPLMSQQFPQPPATNVMGYMGQTATYQYPPPPPPPPPSRK; this is encoded by the exons ATGGTTTTATGTTCAGAACCAACCCAAAGCAG GTTTGGAGCGAGTCGTGGAGGTCCTCTCCCTCCAAAGAAATTTGGTAATCCAGGGGAACGTTTGCGTaagaaaaaatgggatttgaaTGAACTGCCCAAGTTTGAGAAGAATTTTTATGTGGAACATCCGGAAGTAGCCAGGCTTACTCCA TATGAAGTTGAAGAGTTGCGCAGGAAGAAGGAGATAACAATTCGGGGGATGGAGGGCTGCCCCAAGCCGGTGTTTGCCTTCCACCAGTGTAGCTTTCCAC AGTATGTGATGGATGCCTTGATGGACCAGAACTTCACAGAGCCCACTCCGATCCAGTGCCAAGGCTTCCCGCTAGCCCTCAGTGGCCGTGACATGGTGGGCATTGCACAGACCGGCTCTGGGAAGACACTAGCA tACTTGTTGCCTGCAATTGTTCACATCAACCACCAGCCATATTTGGAGAGAGGGGATGGCCCAATT TGTCTGGTTCTGGCACCTACTAGAGAGTTGGCCCAGCAAGTGCAGCAGGTGGCTGATGATTATGGCAAATGTTCAAGGCTGAAGAGTACCTGCATATATGGAGGAgcacccaaaggcccccagatCAGAGATTTAGAAAGAG GTGTGGAGATCTGCATTGCTACACCAGGTCGCTTGATTGACTTCCTTGAGGCTGGGAAGACCAACCTTCGTCGCTGTACATATCTGGTGCTGGATGAAGCTGACAGAATGTTGGACATGGGATTTGAGCCACAAATTCGTAAAATTGTTGACCAGATAAGA CCTGACCGCCAGACTCTGATGTGGAGTGCCACCTGGCCTAAAGAAGTGCGCCAACTCGCTGAGGACTTCCTGCAGGACTATGTTCAGATCAATGTGGGAAACTTGGAGCTGAGTGCCAACCACAATATCCTGCAGATAGTGGATGTGTGCATGGAAAGCGAGAAGGACCATAA GCTGATACAGCTGATGGAAGAAATCATGGCAGAGAAGGAAAACAAGACTATCATCTTTGTGGAGACAAAGAGGCGATGTGATGATCTCACTCGAAGGATGCGCAGAGATGG TTGGCCAGCTATGTGTATCCATGGAGACAAGAGTCAGCCAGAAAGAGATTGGGTGCTTAATG AGTTTCGTTCTGGAAAGGCTCCTATCCTCATTGCTACCGACGTTGCATCTCGTGGGCTAG ACGTGGAAGATGTTAAATTTGTGATAAACTACGACTATCCGAACAGCTCCGAAGATTACGTGCACCGTATTGGCCGTACCGCGCGTAGTACCAACAAAGGTACTGCCTACACCTTCTTCACACCAGGAAACCTGAAACAGGCCAGGGAGCTTATCAAAGTCTTGGAAGAAGCCAATCAAGCCATCAATCCAAAGCTGATGCAGCTTGTGGaccacagaggaggaggaggtggtggtggaG GAGGTCGTTCTCGTTACCGAACGAGCAGTTCGGTAAACAACCCTAACCTGATGTACCAGGAAGAGTGTGACAGGAGGCTCCGGGGAGTGAAAGAGGGCCGCAGAGACTCAGGTGGCTTCAGAGACCGTGAGCGTGGTGAAAGTTTTGCCAACGGAGCCAACAAGACCTATGGCAGTGCCTACGGGAGCCCAAATTCTGCTTTtggggcagcacagagccagtATGGTTACACTCAAGGGAGCTATGGAGCAGCTGCCTATGGCACGAGTGGCTATGGCACTGCAGAGTACAGTGCTAGTGGCTATGGTGCCAGCACCACAGCTGCCACGGCTGGGAGAACCTCACAGAGCACTACCCAACAGCAGTATGCAGGGATGGTGGGGCGCTCGGGCCAGCAGCCACAGCCGCTCATGTCACAACAGTTTCCGCAGCCCCCTGCCACTAACGTGATGGGCTATATGGGACAGACTGCCACCTACCAGTACCCACCCcctcccccgcccccgcccccctCCCGCAAATGA